A genomic window from Aquabacterium sp. OR-4 includes:
- the flgF gene encoding flagellar basal-body rod protein FlgF has translation MDRVIYLTMTGAKAALQRQEVVSNNLANASTTGFRAELTAFRAVPVRGDGASTRVYALETTPGYNDEAGPITATGRNLDVAMRGNAWLAVQGLDGTEAYTRFGALDVSPDGTLVTRTGLTVLGDGGPITVPANASVQIGEDGTITARVGSAAPQGVGRLKLVTPEQALIRGEDGLFRAEDGADLPADATARLQDSALEGSNVSPVESMVAMISAARQFEQQMKMLQTAQDREQSATRLLSSSS, from the coding sequence ATGGACCGCGTGATCTACCTGACGATGACCGGCGCCAAGGCCGCGCTGCAGCGCCAGGAAGTGGTGTCGAACAACCTCGCCAATGCCTCGACCACCGGCTTTCGCGCCGAGCTCACCGCGTTTCGCGCGGTGCCGGTGCGCGGCGATGGCGCCAGCACCCGGGTCTATGCGCTCGAGACGACGCCCGGCTACAACGACGAGGCCGGCCCGATCACCGCCACCGGCCGCAACCTCGATGTGGCCATGCGCGGCAACGCCTGGCTGGCGGTGCAGGGCCTCGACGGCACCGAGGCCTACACCCGCTTCGGCGCGCTCGATGTCAGCCCCGACGGCACCCTGGTCACCCGCACCGGCCTCACCGTGCTGGGCGACGGCGGGCCGATCACCGTGCCGGCCAACGCCTCGGTGCAGATCGGCGAGGACGGCACCATCACCGCCCGCGTGGGCAGTGCCGCGCCGCAGGGCGTGGGCCGGCTCAAGCTGGTGACGCCGGAGCAGGCGCTGATCCGCGGCGAGGACGGCCTGTTTCGCGCCGAAGACGGTGCCGACCTGCCGGCCGACGCCACGGCGCGCCTGCAGGACAGCGCGCTGGAAGGCAGCAACGTGAGCCCGGTCGAATCGATGGTGGCCATGATCTCGGCGGCGCGCCAGTTCGAGCAGCAGATGAAGATGCTGCAGACCGCGCAGGACCGCGAGCAGTCGGCCACGCGCCTGCTGTCGAGCAGCAGCTGA